GCCAACGGAGCTAATGTCGGCTCATCTGAATCGGCCGCTGGTGCTGCCGGACTCGATTCCGGCTGTCTTTCATCCGCTGCTGTCGAAAGCGCTGCAAAAGCTGGCGGCGAGGCGATTTTCTAATGCGGGCGAGATGTGGCGATCGCTCGTGCAATCTGCCACCGACTATGGGTTGGGTAATCTCAACTGGGATGGGCGCTGCCCGCAGGGATCGCTTTGCGAATCGCGCTCGATGACGATTTCCCCGGCGCTGCCCACTGTTTCTCCTGTCCAGCCCCTAAAGCTCCTGCCGTGGCGATCGCGCTCCGTTATGACCCTAGAGCAGCCGACCACCGCGCTGGCGATCGCTCCCAGCCGGGGAACGCCACTGTTCCAGCCTTTTCCAGAAAGGGTAGAAACCTACCGAGCCAGTGGCGATCGCGTCTCGTTCCAGACCCACCTCACCGAGGTCTGGCCCAGCCCCCTGGCAGACGTTGACCCACCGGCTGCTGTGCAATTGCCGCAGCCTATTCGGGCATTGCAGGTGCGGCCGCAGGGCTGTTTTGCGATCGCCGCTCAGGCTATCTATTTGCTAGATGTGCCGCCTAGCGATGCAAATCAGCCCTGGCGCTGTCAGACCATTGCCCAAACGGAGCAGGATTGTCTGGTGGCGATCGAGGCGGCGGGGCGATGGCTGGCGATCGCCGCTCCGTCGGGGGATGGTGCAGCGGGTTCCCTAACGCTGCGATCGCTGCCTGATGGGGCCGCGTTGGGGCAGCACCCAACCTCCCTGTGGACTGCGCCAAACCCCATCCCGCTGCCAGTCCCCGCCGATCATCGTCGGCAATTGCTGTATGTGGCGGCGCTGGACGGGCGGCATCTGGTGCTGGTGTCGCAGATTTTGAGAGGCAATACTCACCTTGAAACCTGGCTGGAGGTGTTTAACCGACGGGGCGATCGCCTGGGCTGCCTGACGCTACCTGTGCGTTTGGGCCATATCACCGCCGCCTCCGACCCCTATCGCCTAGTCGCTTGCGATGCAGACGACCCCAACGCGCTGCTGATGATTGACCTGAAGCCATTTCGGGTGGTGCGGCTGGGTGTGGAAATTGTGCCGAAGTTGCTTGCGGCGGCGAACTGGGGCTATGTGCTGGCCAGCGCTGCGGGCGATCTGCTGCTGCTGGACGACCTGGGACAACCCGTTGGGCGGTTTCAGGGCCCTGCCTCACCTGTGGCGATCGCCCTGTTTGCTACCACAGGCATCCTCCTGGCAACCCAGACCGAAGCCCAATCCCAACTTCATTTGCTCAACCTGAAGGAAATGGATACGGATTTGATGTTTTGAATGTTCTTAATGGTCTGAAGCTTTTGAATCTGGTGTTTTGCAGAGGACTGCCAGCCAGAGCCTGCTAATCTAAAATCTTGGGCACTGTATCAGCGTGCCTGAAGGGTCAGCGTGCCTGAAGGCCGCTGTAGATGCAATTTGCCGCAGTCCTAAAGCCGCTGAATTGGCAGCCCAACATCGCAAATCCAAAATCTAAAATCCAAAATCTAAAATCGATACCAAAGGCACTCAGAAAGTCAATCAGCAATGGCACTCCAGGTCTACGGAATTCCTAACTGCGGAACTTGCAAAAAGGCGATCGCCTGGCTCGATCGCAACGCAGTCGAGTACGAGTTCATCAACACCAAAGAAACCCCACCCACCCAAGCGCAAATTGAGGACTGGATCGCGGCGCTGGGGTCAAAGCCGATGCGAAACACTTCAGGGCAGTCCTACCGGGCGCTGGGCGAGAAAAAAGACACCTGGGACGACGCAGACTGGGCCAAAGCCTTTGCCGCAGATGCCATGCTGCTAAAGCGACCGCTGTTTGTGAAAGACGGCAAGGCCGTGATGGTGGGATTCAAGGCGGCGGAGGCCGTGGTGAAGGAGACGCTGGGCGTGTAGGAGCGTGATGGAAGAACGTTACGAGACGCGATGTGCAACTTTCAATCTGCCCTCATCCCCTGCCCCCTTCTCCCGACTTGGGAGAAGGAGAGCAAGAGAGGGTTGAAGTCCCTCTCCCGCTCTGTGCTTCTTCATCTCCACACCCCGTTACCCCTCTTTTCCCATCGCTTTGATATCCACGCTGCGCCACAGATACCAAGCGGCGATCGTGCGGTAGGGTCGCCACGGTTCGGCGATTTGCAGCATGGTGTTCTTGTTGGGCAGGTCGGGCAGGCTGTAGAGCAAGCGCATTCCGTTGCGAATGCCCAAGTCGTCTACAGGCAGCACGTCCCAGCGGTGCAGCCGAAAGATCAACAGCATTTCCGCAGTCCATTTGCCAATGCCCTTGACTTGGGTCAGCGTGCGGATAATTGCATCAGCCTCCAGTTGCTCCAGATCCTCTAGGCTGGGCAGCCCGTCCAGCACTTTTTGCGCCAGGTCTTTGACGTACAGCGTCTTGGCGCGAGATAGCCCCGCACCCCGCAACACCTCGTCCGGCGTAGCCAGAATTTCGGCAGCCGTGGGGTGCGGCGTGTGGGGATAGAGTGCCAAAAAGCGGCGGTGAATGGTGCCTGCGGCTTTGCCGGAAAGCTGCTGGTAAATGATGGATTCCGCTAGAGATTCCAGCAAATCGCCTGTCTGCCGATCGTGCCAGAGGGTGCAGGGGCCGCTGCGCTCGATTGTCGCTGCCAGGATGGGATCAGCCGCTTGCAAATGGGCGATCGCCCTTGAATAGTCCATCTTAATCGTTTCTTGTAATTACTCAACCCAATAGCCAATCGAACTGATGTGAGGTAAGGGCACGAGAAATGGCATCAAAGGCAGAAATGCCCTGACGCTTTGCAGTATTGACCAGCGAACGCACCTGAGCGAATAACTCTGCTCCCCAGTCTGAGCGGAATCCGTTGGTCACCTTGCGAAAGATTACACTCCAGCGCAACGCCTGTTCACTCGCATTATTAGTCGGCGGGATTGCCTCATCGGTCAGAAACAGTAACAGATGAGCGCGAATCTTCTGATAGCGTTTGAGCAACCTTTGTCCCTCGACTGATTTGGGCTGCAAGTTGAGAAGCTCTCGGAGTGACCCACGCAATCGAGCGCAATACTGTTCGACGGTCGAGGTGGCAAGGATCTGTCGTCGCCGTTGCAAGGCGATGGCTTTGAGCAACAGCCGTTTCATCCGGGGCGCAAACAAATCATCCCCTGCATCAATCGCATACTGACAATCACGCAGTTGATGCGCTAGACATACTTGCCAGTCTTGGGCCGGATGGGCTGCCTGAGCACTGAATAAGTCAGACACCCAAATCTGCGGTTGATGCCCAGCCATCACGGTATCAATGACCGTTTTGCCACGAGTGGGACGAATCCCATGCAGACACACCTGGTCGTTTTGAAACACCCATTCCCACTGGTTTTTCCCATTCACCCGCGCCCCGGTTTCATCCCTACCAACTAGCCGAGCACTGCGTAAACGTTCCACGATCTTGGCAATTGGAGTTTCTAGCTGCCCCTGCACCCGTTGCAAGAGATTGGCAATGGCTCCTTCCGACAGCTTTAGACCGTAAAGGTCGCCCATCAAGTGGCTCAACCGTTGGTAGCTGATCGCATGGCTGTAGCGTAGATAGGTGACTAGACTCGCAACACTCGTACCAAAGGGAGACCCTGGCTCTAATCCGACTGGAACCGGAGCCTCATACGCCTTTTGGCAACACTGACAAGTCCCACCGTAGCGTTCAACTCGGGTGATGTGAGGGGTCAATCGGGGCAATTCAATGCGCTCGTAAATCCCACTCAATCGCTGCATTGATAAGTCAACTTCGACCCCACAGTGGGGACAGCTTTTAGCTTGGGCTATCACCACTTGATCTGGTTGTTGGCTCAATGTCCGCCCACCGTTGCGGTGATGCCTCGTTTCCTCACCCTTGACGGAAGTTGATTGAACACGGCTCTGATTGGGCTTAAAGCCTTGAGATGGAGGCAGACTCGAATTCTTTGACGTTTTCTTGACCCGTTTTTGCTTCAGCCTTTCCACCTCCGCTCGCAACGTTTGCAACTCCTGCCACAGCCCGCCTATCAGGGCATCCTTTTCGCTATGGCTCAGTCCATCGAGGGAGGGCAGTTCCTTCATGGCAAAAGCTTATCATCTTCTGCTATGGCCCTGCTCAGGTCAACCTAGTTGAGCAATTACGAAAACGCGTATATGCCAGAAAGTGTCTTCACAGCCTGGACGGAATCATAGGCTTTGGCTGACGGATTTGATCGGCAGTGCTTTTGATTACGCTGGCAATGGGCACGGCCACCAGCAGCCCCAGCACGCCGCCAACCTTGCCGCCGAGAAACAGTGCTGCAATCAGCCAGATGGGGTTTAGCCCAATGGTTTCGCCCATCAGTCGGGGCGACAGGAGAGTGTCGTTAATCTGGCCAATGGCAATCGCCGTAATCAGCACCCGCACGCCCTGCCCAAAGTCTTGCAGCGCCACAATGATACTAATCACCACCGTGGCCACCGCACCGCCGTAGGGAATCAGCGTTGCAACCCCCATCGTCACGCCAAACAGAACCGCGTAGGGCACCCCCCACACCAGCAGCCCCACGGTCTGCGCCACGCTAAGAATGCCCGCCAAAATCGCCTGCGTGCCAAAGTAGCGGCGAAAGGTGGTCTGGATGGAGTCTTGCAGCGTTTCGTTCCAAGGTGCGGGCAGCCAGCTAAAGATGCCGTCCCAGGCCGCCTCACCACCTACAAGGATGAAAATCGTCAGCACGATAAAGAACAGCACATTGATCAGGCTGGTGATGGTTTCAGTCAAAATGCCCAGCAGCTTGCTGCCCGCAATTTGAAACACGCTGCCCAATTGGTTGATTGTCTGATTCAGCAGGTCAGAAAGCTGGATCGGCAAGTTTTGGGCGATCGCCCATTCCTGCAACGCCCGCAGTTGCAGCTTGCCAGAGTCGATCAGTTGCGGCAGGCTGGCTACTAGAGCGCTCAACTGTTGCAGCAGCAGCGGGCCAAGCGTCACCGCCACCAGCGTCAGCACCAGCAGCGAAACACTGAGAACAAGGGCGATCGCCCAGCCACGCAGCACCCCCCGCTTCTGCAACTCCTGAACCGGAATATCCAGCAGAAATGCAAAAATTGCTGCCGAACCCAACACACCCACAAACGGGCTGAGATAGTCCAGCAGCAACAGCAATAGCCAGAGATTGAGAAACCCCAGAGGAAACAAAATCCACAGCCGCAGCCAACCCGGAAGAGCTTTGAAGGATGCAAACATGAATGCCAGAGATACGTAAAGGGAATGATTCTCTACAATCTTGCATCATTCTCAGCAGAGAAGGGGATAGGGATTTTGGATTTTGGATTGCCGATTTTGGATGGTCGGTGTCGGCTGTTCATTCCCGATTCTGTCAGGACTTACGCACTTGCGATAATCTCTTTGGGTTTTGGACAATTTCTCGCGGGCTGCGCCCGCGAGAAATTGTCCAACTGCGTAGGCCCTATCTGTAAAGACTCTGGGAGATCGAAAGGGCGATCGCACGACGGGTCAATCCCCGACTGCGGAATAGGCTGCTGCGTAATAGGCTACGGCTTCGGCCTACAGCCGCACTTCCTGATCGCCCACGGGTTCGCTCACCTTTTCGGCTAGGGCTTGGCGGGCGACGCGGGTCACATATACCGTCACCGCTGCCGTTGCGATAAAGCCAATTATCCGAATTGCCCACTGCACCGCCGCATTTGTGGGCTGACCTTCGCTGCCGATTCGCGCCAAGTCACCCGCCAGCGAGCCGAGGTAGACATACATAATAGTGCCAGGGATCATTCCAATCGACCCCAGCGCGTAGTCCCGCAGCGAAACCCCCGTCACGCCAAAGGCATAGTTCAGCAGATTGAAGGGAAACACAGGCGAAAGCCGGGTCAAAAGCACGATCTTGAAGCCCTCACGGGCAACGGCACCATCAATTGCGGCAAATTTCTGGTTTCCTGCAATTTTCTGGCTAATCCAGCCCCGTGCCAGATAGCGACCCACCAGAAAAGCGGCGATCGCCCCCAGGGTTGCGCCAATCAACACATACACCGACCCCAGCACCACACCAAACACCACACCCGCACCCAGCGTCAGAATAGAACCGGGTAAAAAAGCCACCGTCGCGACAATATAAATGGCAACAAACACCAGTCCGCCCACCACGCCCAGCCCGTCGATCCACTGCAAAGCATTTCTTAGCAACTCCTGGGGATGAAAACCGCCAGAATTCGCCGCGTCTTGGGCAAGCACTGGCAAACTGAGCAGAAAAGGGGCGATCGCGCTCATGACAAACCAAACCATCCGTTGCAACGCTCGATTTCGTCGGACTGATCGTAAAACCATCATAGGGTGTCCTTTTGCCTTAGCAGGCGAGTGGAGGAGAGGAGCATCGGGGAGTGGATTTTCGATTTTGGATTTTGGGTGAGCAGTCTACCAATCTAAGAGGGTGTTTGAAAAGGTATCGCCTGTAATGTTAAGCCCTCAGAGATCCCCCCTAGTCCCCCTTAACAAGGGGGGAAACCGCCTTAAAGTCCCCCTTTTTAAGGGGGATTTAGGGGGATCTTGCACGCTTTGCTACAAACAGTAGGACTTTTCAAATATCCTCTAAAATCGCCAATCTAAAATCCAAAATCGACGTATTTTCCTAGCTAAACTTCGTCAACAGCTTCAAGAATGCCTGCGTGCGGGGCGTGAGCAGCGTGCGGCGATAGGCATCGGCGGCTTTTTTGATGCCTTCGGCCTGCGTGGGATAAGGATGAATCACGCCAGAGAGGGCGCTGAGTCCCTGTTTGGTGGCGATCGCCAGCGTCACTTCGCTAATCATTTCCCCAGCATGACGCGCCACAATCGTCGCCCCCAGGATTTGATCGGAGCCGCGCTTGTGCATAATTTTCACAAATCCATCGGTTTCGCCATCTGCCAGGGCCCGATCGACCGAGGAAAAGGGAATTTTCAGGGTGTTGGTGTCAAATCCTTTGGCCTGCGCCTCCCGCTCGTACAATCCAACGTGAGCAATTTCGGGATCAGTGTAGGTCACCCACGGCATCACCAAACTGCTGAGCTTGCCGCGCCCCAGTCCAAACGGGGCAAACAGCGTGTTTTTAATCACAATGCGGGCGGCGGCATCGGCGGCGTGGGTAAACTTCCAGTCCATACAAATGTCGCCAGCGGCGTAGATGCGCGGGTTTGTGGTTTGCAAATAGTCGTTGACCTGAATGCCCCTGCGTGGGTCATACTTCACGCCCACCGCCTCCAAGTTCAGCCCTTCCACATTGGGCGCACGACCCGCCCCCACCAGAATTTCGTCCACCACAACCTTATGCACTGTTCCGTTTTGGCTGTATTGGATCACCTTACCCGCGCTGGTTTGCTCCACCTGCTCCAGCTTGCAATCCAGAATTAGCTGCATCTTTTCTCGAAGAAACTGCTGCTGCACGATTTCGGCAGCATCGGCATCTTCGCGATCCAGCAGATGCGAGTTTTTGTGCAAAATTGTCACTTGGCTGCCCAGTCGGTGAAACGCCTGCGCCAGCTCACAGCCAATGGGGCCGCCGCCGATCACCGCTAGCCGATTGGGGCGTTCGGTGAGCGAAAAAACGGTTTCATTTGTCAGGTGGCCCGCTTCGGCCAATCCAGGCACTTTGGGACGAACAGCCCGCGCCCCCGTCGCAATGACGGCTTTTTTGAACCGGAGCTGCACGCCATTGACGGCGATCGCCCCCTCATTCACAAATTCTGCGCTTCCCAAAAACACGTCGATACCGAGTTTACGAAAGCGATCCGCCGAGTCATGATGGCTAATCCCCGCACGAATCTTTCGCATCCGCCGCATCACCGCCGCAAAGTCCACCTCAACTTGCTCAGGCGGATGAACACCAAACGACATCGCATCCCGGATGTCAGCCGCTGCCCGCGAGGAACGAATGATGCACTTCGACGGAACACAGCCCACATTCAAACAATCTCCCCCCATCAGGCTGCGCTCGATCAGCGCCACCTTCAGCCCCAGCCCCAGCCCTGCGGCCCCTGCGGCCACCACTAGCCCTGCCGTTCCCGCGCCAATCACCACCAGGTCATACATGGCGGCGGGCATTGGGTTCATCCAGTCGGGCGGATGGACGTAGGACAGGAGCGACTGATTATATTCATCCAGCGGCTGAAGCGCGGGTTCCTGGCTAATGAATTGAGTCATGGCTAGAATCTCTAGGTGCAGGAAAGGGAGAGGAGGACGGGCTTTGTGGGAGGCTTTGTGAGAGGCTTTGTGCAAGGCTTTGACGGAGCGATCGCCGAGCAATGCGCGTAATCTGAACCGTGACCGCAATCGTGGCAAACAGGCCCAAAAGCCTGACGCTCCCATACGCTACCCGCATGGAAAGACTGACCTCTTCAGGCATATCAAGGGGCATATCAAGGGGCATATGCAGCGCCGCAACGTCGCCAACCAACGATCCAAAATAAACATACAGGAAGGTGCCTGGGATCATCCCCAGGGAACCGATCACGTAATCCTTAAGAGAGACACAAGTGATTCCGAACAGATAATTCAGCAAGTTAAACGGAAACAGAGGCGAGAGGCGCGTTAAAAACACAATCTTTAGCCCCTGCTGGGCGATCGCCGCATCGATTGCTTGGAACTGAGGATGCGCCTGAATCCACTGGCAGATCCAGCCCCTAGCGACATAGCGCCCAATCATGAAGGCAAACACCGCGCCCAGCGTTGAGGCAAGCAGCACATATACCGTGCCCCACACAATGCCATACAGCGCCCCACCCCCCAGGGTCAGCAGCGATGCCGGAATGAACAGCAGCGTCGCCAGATTGTAAATCAGGATAAAGGCGAGAATGCCCGTAGTCCCTAGATTTTTGACCCATAGCAAGAAATTGGCTAGCAAAACGGGGAGGTTAACGTGCTGAGTGGCGATCGCCAATGCAGCAGACAAACTCAGCCCCAGCATCGCCAGCAGCCAATATCTGGATTTCCGAATGGGCGATCGCCTCATGGGTACTCGAACGGGTCTGATTCTACAAGCGGTACAACCCGTTGTACGACGTTATAGCCTGGAAGGTTTTCAGATTTCTGAAGATAAGCTGAGTTTTTGCCAATGGTTTGAAACAAACAGAAAAGCCAAATATTGGCAGCCTCAAAGCCACCAAGTGCAGTCAGGCAATCTGAGTTAGAAAATCGAGTCAGCAAACCAAGTTAGATAAGCCTGAATAAACAAGGAAGCCTCTCTTGCTTGCTCTCCTTCTCTTACGTCGGGGAGAAGGGTTTGGGGAATGAGGGCAGATTGAACGCTGCACATCACGTAGCTGCACACCACGTAGCTGCACATCACGTATTAAGTAAATAGACCAGATTAAAAAACAGATCCTGAACCCTGCGCCGCCCGCGCAGCGGGCGGCGCAGGGTCTTTGGGTTTTATATTTATTAATGTCCACCTACTTAGAAAGCCTGATTCCGCCAGCCAAACCCGGCGGTCGTCCTTGCAATGTTTCCGAACGGGCAGGAGCAAAACTGGCTTTGGCTCACTTGAAACAAGTGCGTCACTAGGCCGCTTTAGCGCACGATGGGCGACGAATCCCGTTCACCAGGCAACTCTTGCGGCCCGCGCTCTCCTGGGGAACCGGGTTCGCCACGCGGGCCCTGGGGGCCGGGTTCACCGGGGAGTCCCTGGGGGCCGCGCTCTCCTTGGGGGCCGGGTTCGCCAGGGACTCCTCGTTCGCCTCTAGGGCCAGGCGGGCCGACAGGGCCGATGGGCCCAGATTCACCGGGAATGCCCTGTGGCCCTTGGGGCCCCGGCGGGCCGGGCACGGCAGGAAGGGCGCGGATATCTTGCCGCAGTTGGTCGAGTTCCTGGTTGAGCGTGTCGATTTGCTGGGTAGCGCTGTTGCAAAACTGGTCTGGGTCGGGCGGCGGCGACACCAGGGCCGTGGCGGCGGCGGTGGCGCGGGTCACGCCTTCTGCCAGTCCGTAAAAAATGAGGCCCAGAATAGCGAGGTTGGCGATCGCCACGCCCCAGTTTCCCGTTTTGAAGTTGAAGTGAATGTAGCGAATGTAATCCCCGCCCACCTGGATCAGATTTTTGCCTGCATGGGCAACCTGGGCAGCGGCGGGATCGGGCGCTGGGGGTTTGGTTTGCATGAGCGTTTCCTCCCGTTGGGGCAATGGTTGCGGGAAACAGTCGCGTCTGGCGGGTTTCTAAGGGGACGACTAGGGAGACGGCAGGGGAGACGGTTCGGCGGATGGGGAGGCGGGCTGAACCTGCTGCTGGGACGGGTTGCCGCCTTCGTTGTTGCCAAAGACCACATTCAGCCCCCAGGCGAGTCCGCCCAGAGCCAGCAGCCCAATCAGAAAAAAGACGAAATTGTAGTTGGTCGTCGTGGTGGTGGTCATGTTGCCGCCGACTTGGGTGACGTTTTTTCCACCCGTCGCGGTCATATTGGCGCGGTCTGGGGTCGGCTCTTGTGGAGAAGGATGTGCCATAAAAGTCTGTTGAACTCGACAGGACGTGTGACGATCGCGAATTCAGGCATGGCGCTGGCAAAAATGCATCCCGCGTTCAGTCCATTCTTAAGTCCATTCTGGAAACGGGAAGTGGGCGATCGCATTCCCCCTGGGGCTACTTTGGGAGAGCCACGTCGAAGCGGATGCTCTCCAAGGATTCAGATATCTCTTAGCCAGATTTCAGTCAGATCTCAGGTGGGCTAGCTAGATTCGTGCAAGACCTGCCAGGACTCGATAGAATGCTCACAGTTCATCTAGTGCTGTCAGCTTGTCCGCAGCGTGCGGGCGGGGTGGCGGCTTATTTGTCTAGCCGTTTTGGTTAACCATTCAAGCTTTTTAATTGAACATTTCCCCATGAGTGATTACTATCAAGCCGAACATTTGCCCAATTTTGGTCAGGTGGCAGAGGGTAGCCCTGAGCTAGCGAAAAAGTTTTTTGACTATTACGGCGCAGTATTTGCAGATGGGGCGCTGTCGGCACGGGAAAAGGCGCTGATCGCGCTGGCGGTGGCCCATGCTGTGCAATGCCCCTACTGCATTGATGCCTACAGCAAAGAAAGCCTCCAGCAGGGCGCAGATCTGGAACAGATGACGGAGGCACTGCACGTGGCGACGGCAATCCGGGGCGGCGCATCGCTCGTACATGGAATGCAGATGCTCGACCACGTTAAGCAGTTGGCCATGTAGGGCAAGTTTGAAAAGGGAAGTTTGACCATGTTTGATGATGCTGAATTGACCCCTGCGGGCGCATCGGGGGCAATCGCCGCTCGGATTTCGCAAGCGCTGGATCTGGAGAATAACAGCGCTGGCCCAAAGCCCACGACCTCTTTGCTAAGGCGGCGATCGCCCTTGGCTAACCCTCAGCAGCAGCTACAGACGCTAGAGTCTGTACCCCTAGAGGGCGATTCCCGTAGGGATCGCTTCGCGAATCGCGCTGACTTTGCCGCCCGATTGCAGCAGCACGGCTGGCCCTCGCTCCGGCCGGCGACTTTGGAAATTTTTCAAATTAACGTCGGCAAGCTGTGCAACATGACCTGTCGCCATTGCCACGTCGATGCGGGCCCCGACCGCCACGAGGTGATGTCCCGCGATACGATCGAGGTCTGCCTCCGCGCCCTCGACCAAACCACCGCCCACACGGTAGACATCACGGGCGGCGCACCGGAATTAAACCCACACTTTCGTTACTTAGTAGAGGAATGCGTGCAGCGGGGCAAGCATGTCATCGACCGCTGCAACCTCACCGTGCTGCTGATTCCCAGCCTGCAAGATTTGCCCGAATGGCTGGCGGAACGGGGCGTAGAGGTGGTCTGTTCGCTGCCCCACTATCGCCAGTTCAACACCGACAGCCAGCGCGGCGACGGCACCTTCGAGAAATCCATCGAGGCGCTGCGGCGGCTGAATGCAGCGGGCTATGGCCAGGGGGATGCCAAGCGGCGGCTGACGCTGATGTCTAATCCGGTTGGAGCGTTTTTGGCGGGCAGCCAGGTCAAGATGGAGCAGGAATGGAAGGCTGGCTTGCTAAAGAATCACGGCGTAACCTTCGATCGCCTGATCGCGTTGAACAATATGCCCATTTCTCGCTATCTGGAGTGGCTAGAGCAGTCGGGCAATCTGAAGCGCTATCTGGAAGTGCTGGTGAATGCGTTTAACCCAGCGACGATTTCCGGGCTGATGTGTCGCAATACGCTGTCGATTTCCTGGGATGGCCGCCTGTTTGATTGCGACTTTAACCAAATGCTGGAGTTGCCCGTACAGCTAGCGGGCGATCGCCCCGCCACGGTTCACGACTTTCATCCCGACTTGCTGGCGCAGCGAGAAATTGTGACGGCGAGACATTGCTTTGGCTGCACAGCCGGGGCAGGCAGCTCCTGCGGCGGCGCGATTGAGTAGGGGCTTTGCGACCAGAGAAGCGCTCAGGCTACCACCAGCGATCGCCCCAGCGGAAAAACTCTGGGCGATCGAAGTGGAACCGACCAAAGCCGAGAAACTGTCCGTGGGCGCTGCCGCCGTCTGGTTCTGGCGGAAAGGCGACCACGCGGAACAGATAGGTGCCGTCTAGCTGGGGATTTCGCCTGGGGCGCAGGGCCAGGGTAGCAGTGGTTCCTGGCGGCAGGGGCGGATCGAAGACGACCGCAAGGGTCTGGGTATCGCGGTCATAGGCCACGGAACCAAGGGATAGGCGATCGCCCCTCCGGTTTCGCGTGCCCACAAACGCACTAGTCGCCTCCAGTCGATAACTTTAGTTTGGACTAATGGTGAAGAGGAAGGCAGTCAATGAGAAGCACCGACTGCCG
The Thermoleptolyngbya sichuanensis A183 DNA segment above includes these coding regions:
- a CDS encoding collagen-like protein, whose amino-acid sequence is MQTKPPAPDPAAAQVAHAGKNLIQVGGDYIRYIHFNFKTGNWGVAIANLAILGLIFYGLAEGVTRATAAATALVSPPPDPDQFCNSATQQIDTLNQELDQLRQDIRALPAVPGPPGPQGPQGIPGESGPIGPVGPPGPRGERGVPGEPGPQGERGPQGLPGEPGPQGPRGEPGSPGERGPQELPGERDSSPIVR
- a CDS encoding arsenosugar biosynthesis-associated peroxidase-like protein; the protein is MSDYYQAEHLPNFGQVAEGSPELAKKFFDYYGAVFADGALSAREKALIALAVAHAVQCPYCIDAYSKESLQQGADLEQMTEALHVATAIRGGASLVHGMQMLDHVKQLAM
- the arsS gene encoding arsenosugar biosynthesis radical SAM (seleno)protein ArsS (Some members of this family are selenoproteins.) → MFDDAELTPAGASGAIAARISQALDLENNSAGPKPTTSLLRRRSPLANPQQQLQTLESVPLEGDSRRDRFANRADFAARLQQHGWPSLRPATLEIFQINVGKLCNMTCRHCHVDAGPDRHEVMSRDTIEVCLRALDQTTAHTVDITGGAPELNPHFRYLVEECVQRGKHVIDRCNLTVLLIPSLQDLPEWLAERGVEVVCSLPHYRQFNTDSQRGDGTFEKSIEALRRLNAAGYGQGDAKRRLTLMSNPVGAFLAGSQVKMEQEWKAGLLKNHGVTFDRLIALNNMPISRYLEWLEQSGNLKRYLEVLVNAFNPATISGLMCRNTLSISWDGRLFDCDFNQMLELPVQLAGDRPATVHDFHPDLLAQREIVTARHCFGCTAGAGSSCGGAIE
- a CDS encoding DUF2808 domain-containing protein; translation: MGTRNRRGDRLSLGSVAYDRDTQTLAVVFDPPLPPGTTATLALRPRRNPQLDGTYLFRVVAFPPEPDGGSAHGQFLGFGRFHFDRPEFFRWGDRWW